A genomic segment from Thiomicrorhabdus aquaedulcis encodes:
- a CDS encoding LysM peptidoglycan-binding domain-containing protein — MKRLLTPRPTLKLSLITLSILLSGCAGLEQTVKTDDPSGFSSNDSQTESLHSLQTRSHQSRLNTPDITHENPLLSTILSENDRGYQPTLWDEFNNQLPLTAENAGRYEPYIDFYRDNTKHLSQVSERARPYLHYILSEVKKRKMPYEIALLPIIESAFQPEARSHMSAAGLWQFIPGTGDLYNLDQNWWYDGRQDVIKSTQAALDYLQKLHQLNNNDWLLALASYNAGFGNIQKAVKKYQDKNPNSLATFWNVRDDLPKETQNYVPKLLAVSHSISHYKEFNLELEPIDNRPFFSEVRLSKPISLSKVAQLSQVSNEMITQLNPGFLRPTTPPTGPHNILLPSKNAAIFQTAIAQDKSTFNIEWAKHAVSNGESLKSIAKKYHVSEQVIKQLNNMKNQNVALGSQLLIPLPSQYSEVFHKIRTTPAAATTQTYAGLKTIHTVAPGESMWSIANNYNTEVAHLSSWNNLGSKSALKAGQKLEIRSNPLSYKVNHQVKKGETLASLAKNLMYRP, encoded by the coding sequence ATGAAACGTTTGCTAACACCCCGACCTACTTTAAAACTCAGTCTTATCACACTCAGCATTTTACTGTCTGGCTGTGCGGGTCTTGAACAAACGGTAAAAACAGATGACCCATCAGGTTTCTCATCAAACGACTCACAAACCGAATCGTTACACTCATTACAAACTCGCTCACATCAATCGCGTTTAAATACACCAGACATTACGCATGAAAATCCATTACTAAGCACCATACTTTCAGAAAATGATCGAGGATATCAACCTACTTTGTGGGATGAATTCAACAATCAACTTCCATTAACGGCTGAAAATGCTGGGCGATATGAACCTTACATCGATTTTTATCGCGACAATACCAAACATTTAAGTCAGGTGTCTGAACGAGCAAGACCTTATTTACACTACATTTTAAGCGAAGTTAAAAAAAGAAAAATGCCTTACGAAATTGCCTTATTGCCTATTATTGAAAGTGCATTTCAACCCGAGGCAAGGTCTCACATGAGTGCCGCAGGGTTATGGCAATTTATTCCAGGCACTGGAGACTTATATAATTTAGACCAAAACTGGTGGTACGACGGTCGTCAAGACGTTATTAAGAGCACGCAAGCCGCCTTAGATTATTTGCAAAAACTGCATCAGCTTAACAATAACGATTGGCTCTTAGCTTTGGCATCTTACAATGCTGGATTTGGTAATATTCAAAAAGCAGTAAAAAAATATCAAGACAAAAATCCAAATTCTTTAGCTACTTTTTGGAACGTACGCGACGATTTACCTAAAGAAACTCAAAACTATGTTCCTAAATTACTCGCTGTATCTCACTCAATAAGTCATTATAAAGAGTTTAACTTAGAGCTTGAACCCATTGATAATAGACCTTTTTTCTCAGAGGTTAGACTATCAAAGCCTATTTCTTTGAGCAAAGTAGCTCAATTATCGCAAGTATCCAATGAAATGATTACACAGCTAAACCCTGGATTTTTGCGCCCAACAACGCCACCAACGGGGCCGCATAATATATTGTTACCAAGCAAAAATGCCGCTATATTTCAAACCGCCATTGCTCAAGATAAAAGTACGTTTAACATTGAATGGGCTAAACATGCGGTAAGTAATGGGGAATCTTTAAAATCAATTGCTAAAAAATACCATGTTTCAGAGCAGGTAATAAAACAGCTTAATAATATGAAAAATCAAAACGTTGCCCTTGGCAGTCAATTATTAATTCCGTTACCAAGTCAATACTCTGAGGTCTTTCATAAAATTAGAACCACACCTGCGGCAGCAACAACGCAAACCTACGCTGGATTAAAAACTATTCACACCGTCGCGCCGGGCGAGTCTATGTGGTCAATTGCTAATAACTACAATACAGAAGTGGCTCACCTAAGTTCTTGGAATAATCTAGGCTCAAAAAGCGCTCTTAAGGCCGGTCAAAAACTTGAAATTCGTAGCAATCCATTAAGCTACAAAGTAAATCACCAGGTTAAAAAAGGCGAAACATTGGCTTCTTTAGCCAAAAATTTAATGTATCGACCATAG
- a CDS encoding peptidylprolyl isomerase has product MPKVIIETTLGNITVELDAEKAPLGTENFIHYVMDNFYKGTIFHRIIPNFMVQGGGMMPGMEEKTSGESIENEADNGLLNKRGTLAYARTMDPHSATAQFFINLKDNDFLNHSKKDMQGWGYAVFGKVVEGMDIVDEMAKVKTGSKRGHQDVPVEDIIITKTTLIED; this is encoded by the coding sequence ATGCCCAAAGTGATTATTGAAACTACCTTAGGAAACATTACCGTAGAATTAGACGCCGAAAAGGCTCCGTTAGGCACTGAAAATTTTATTCACTACGTTATGGATAACTTTTACAAAGGAACTATTTTTCACCGAATTATCCCTAATTTTATGGTTCAAGGTGGTGGCATGATGCCGGGGATGGAAGAGAAAACATCGGGGGAATCGATAGAAAACGAAGCCGACAACGGTTTATTAAATAAGCGCGGTACTTTGGCGTATGCACGCACCATGGATCCTCATTCGGCTACAGCTCAATTTTTTATCAACCTTAAAGACAATGATTTTTTAAACCATAGTAAAAAAGACATGCAGGGTTGGGGTTACGCTGTATTTGGTAAAGTGGTTGAAGGTATGGACATTGTTGATGAAATGGCTAAAGTTAAAACTGGCAGCAAACGCGGTCATCAGGACGTTCCAGTTGAAGACATTATTATTACTAAAACCACTTTAATCGAAGATTAA
- a CDS encoding class I SAM-dependent methyltransferase yields MNQGFQSFLKQWYTTQPASNLLRQEKVLTEKALQNLFGYFLIQLGNAAPISFLNESRIKHKVLVDDAFDTKDPSFVGIKYVKADLDFLPIANESTDVVFMPHTLELAEDPYLLLRQVDSMLVPQGHVVITGFNPYGCAVLRFRAQSRNKWLRHAHLVRLRRLKEWLEVLGYDIKWQVHAPVYCFGKPGSEQPGLVMWFFKALEWCEKVLSKVGFDFGNIYCLVAQKRVDAPKLVGKRWHTPNWMSIAAKGVMPMQNRSRLPGFFQRVVCRLRRLKLFSFLTKKTCD; encoded by the coding sequence ATGAACCAGGGTTTCCAATCTTTTTTAAAGCAGTGGTACACCACGCAACCCGCCTCAAACCTGCTACGGCAGGAGAAAGTCTTGACTGAAAAAGCGTTGCAAAATTTATTTGGTTATTTTTTAATTCAGCTTGGTAATGCAGCGCCAATTTCTTTTTTAAATGAAAGTCGTATTAAGCATAAAGTCTTGGTTGACGACGCATTTGATACTAAAGACCCTAGTTTTGTGGGAATAAAGTATGTAAAAGCAGATTTAGATTTCTTGCCTATCGCTAATGAATCTACTGACGTGGTGTTTATGCCACATACCTTAGAGTTAGCAGAAGATCCGTATCTGCTATTAAGACAGGTGGACTCGATGCTAGTCCCTCAAGGTCATGTGGTCATTACTGGCTTTAACCCTTATGGATGTGCCGTTTTACGCTTTAGAGCGCAGTCACGAAACAAATGGTTGCGTCACGCTCACTTGGTAAGGTTAAGGCGCTTAAAAGAATGGCTCGAGGTGTTAGGTTATGACATTAAATGGCAAGTGCACGCTCCTGTATATTGTTTTGGTAAGCCTGGATCAGAACAACCAGGCCTGGTCATGTGGTTTTTTAAAGCACTTGAATGGTGTGAAAAAGTCTTGAGTAAAGTGGGTTTTGATTTTGGTAATATTTATTGTTTGGTTGCTCAAAAAAGAGTAGATGCTCCAAAGTTAGTGGGTAAACGCTGGCACACACCAAACTGGATGTCTATTGCCGCTAAAGGTGTGATGCCAATGCAAAATCGGTCACGTTTACCTGGATTTTTTCAGCGTGTTGTTTGCAGGTTAAGGCGATTAAAATTATTTAGTTTTTTGACTAAAAAAACGTGTGATTAA
- the rnhA gene encoding ribonuclease HI, producing the protein MQVVKVFTDGGCRGNPGPGGWGVVLKYGEHEKEMNGHQLDTTNNQMELMAAIQAFESLKRPCKVHITTDSQYVKNGITVWISGWKKKGWKTSANKPVKNQELWQRLDAAIKIHQVEWFWVKGHSGHAENERVDELANLAIDALLRGG; encoded by the coding sequence GTGCAAGTAGTTAAAGTATTTACCGATGGCGGTTGTCGAGGAAATCCAGGGCCAGGTGGTTGGGGGGTTGTTTTAAAGTATGGTGAGCACGAAAAAGAGATGAATGGGCATCAATTAGATACTACAAACAATCAAATGGAGCTTATGGCGGCTATTCAAGCGTTTGAGTCTTTAAAGCGGCCGTGTAAGGTACATATTACAACGGATTCACAGTATGTTAAAAATGGCATTACAGTCTGGATAAGTGGCTGGAAAAAAAAGGGCTGGAAAACATCTGCCAATAAACCGGTTAAAAATCAAGAATTGTGGCAACGTTTAGATGCGGCGATTAAAATTCATCAGGTTGAATGGTTTTGGGTAAAAGGCCATAGCGGCCACGCCGAAAATGAGCGCGTAGATGAGTTAGCCAATTTGGCAATAGATGCGTTGCTGCGAGGTGGATAA
- a CDS encoding dicarboxylate/amino acid:cation symporter: MRIALHLQIFIALMLAAAMGAYTGTDKTILGLTWLSVYTFIGTMFLNALKMIVVPLVMSAIIVGIANIAGHGQFGRIGAKTFLYYVSTTTIAVLIGLVLVNAIQPGVTSNAAPILEASQAVQQAVEGKTSGDVVDVFLRMVPTNVVAAAAEGQMLGLIFFSLLFGYFMAKLSGRPKRTVLDFWQGVLDVMMLMTAWVMKFAPIGVFGLVAASIAKTGFEQFSHLALFFVTVTLALAIHLLVVMPLILRFVGGIKNPWLHYQAMLPALLMAFSTSSSSVTLPVTISSLENRAGVSNRITSFVLPLGATINMDGTALYECVAVVFIAQLFGMSLDFSTQLLIVLLALLTSIGVAGIPSASLVAISIILLAVGLPAEAIGLLLVVDRILDMMRTAVNVFSDSVGAVVIARSEGENQVLTQKLF; the protein is encoded by the coding sequence ATGCGAATTGCCTTGCATTTACAAATTTTTATAGCCTTAATGCTGGCCGCCGCCATGGGCGCTTACACCGGAACCGACAAAACCATTTTGGGTCTTACTTGGTTGTCTGTATACACCTTTATTGGCACAATGTTTTTAAATGCCTTAAAGATGATTGTTGTGCCTTTAGTGATGTCGGCCATTATTGTAGGTATTGCTAATATTGCTGGACACGGTCAGTTTGGACGAATTGGGGCTAAAACTTTTTTATATTACGTATCGACCACCACGATTGCAGTGTTGATAGGATTGGTGTTGGTAAACGCCATTCAACCCGGTGTCACCTCTAATGCCGCGCCTATTTTAGAAGCCAGTCAGGCAGTGCAGCAAGCGGTAGAAGGAAAAACCAGTGGCGATGTGGTGGATGTGTTCTTGCGAATGGTTCCTACTAATGTTGTAGCGGCTGCAGCCGAAGGGCAAATGCTAGGGCTTATTTTCTTTAGTTTATTGTTTGGTTACTTTATGGCCAAACTATCGGGTCGTCCCAAACGCACTGTACTGGATTTTTGGCAGGGTGTTTTAGATGTGATGATGTTAATGACCGCTTGGGTCATGAAGTTTGCACCCATAGGTGTTTTTGGTTTAGTGGCCGCTTCGATAGCAAAAACTGGCTTTGAGCAGTTTAGTCATTTAGCACTGTTTTTTGTCACAGTAACCCTTGCACTTGCCATTCACTTACTGGTGGTCATGCCTTTAATCTTGCGCTTTGTGGGCGGTATAAAAAATCCGTGGTTGCATTATCAAGCCATGTTACCAGCATTATTAATGGCTTTTTCAACCAGTTCATCGTCGGTTACTTTGCCTGTCACTATAAGTTCGTTAGAAAATCGAGCGGGCGTATCTAATCGTATTACCAGTTTTGTTTTGCCTCTAGGCGCCACTATCAATATGGATGGTACAGCTTTATATGAGTGTGTTGCGGTGGTGTTTATTGCGCAACTGTTTGGCATGTCACTTGATTTTTCTACCCAGTTGCTAATTGTATTATTGGCATTGCTTACGTCCATTGGGGTTGCGGGGATTCCGTCGGCCAGTTTGGTGGCCATCAGCATTATTTTACTGGCGGTTGGCTTGCCGGCTGAAGCCATAGGTTTGCTGTTGGTGGTTGATCGTATACTGGATATGATGCGCACTGCGGTTAACGTATTTAGCGATTCGGTAGGCGCTGTTGTGATTGCGCGCTCTGAAGGCGAGAACCAAGTTTTAACGCAAAAATTATTTTAA
- a CDS encoding peptidylprolyl isomerase, which yields MNRRLFLNLQAALLTALLSPLGFAQAETKTSPTPSNPQVLIETNHGTIMLELYADKAPKTVENFLRYVNEGFYNGTIFHRVIADFMVQGGGFTEDMQQKIPHAPIQNEADNGLRNRIGTVAMARTNDPHSATAQFFINVAQNTFLDFREKTASAYGYTVFGQVTNGMKVVNKIRLEQTGFKNGFKDVPVNPVVILKVTQIK from the coding sequence ATGAACCGTCGTTTATTTTTAAACTTGCAAGCTGCCCTGCTTACTGCGTTGTTGAGCCCTTTAGGTTTTGCCCAAGCAGAAACCAAAACATCCCCCACTCCTTCCAATCCGCAAGTATTAATAGAAACCAATCATGGCACCATCATGCTAGAACTGTATGCCGACAAAGCGCCTAAAACAGTTGAAAACTTTTTACGTTATGTCAATGAAGGTTTTTATAACGGTACTATTTTTCATCGTGTAATTGCAGATTTTATGGTTCAAGGCGGTGGTTTTACCGAAGACATGCAACAAAAAATTCCCCACGCGCCCATTCAAAATGAAGCCGATAATGGTTTACGTAACCGAATCGGTACGGTCGCCATGGCTCGAACCAATGACCCCCATTCGGCCACGGCTCAATTTTTTATTAATGTGGCTCAAAATACCTTTTTAGACTTTCGTGAAAAAACCGCTAGCGCTTATGGTTACACAGTTTTTGGTCAAGTTACCAATGGTATGAAAGTAGTCAATAAAATTCGCCTTGAACAAACTGGTTTTAAAAATGGTTTTAAAGATGTGCCTGTTAACCCAGTTGTCATTTTAAAAGTGACACAAATTAAATAA
- a CDS encoding MBL fold metallo-hydrolase encodes MTIIGLPALVGSYDNLIWILYHQDKAWVIDPGESSQVIDFLQQHSLNLHGILITHDHQDHTHGVSELLKHCPESNIYGPKNSPLSAYYPQYKALQEKDSITLYPGYTLNVLDTPGHTPNHISFLIMKFCFVGILYLAQAQENF; translated from the coding sequence ATGACTATCATTGGCCTACCAGCACTGGTTGGAAGTTATGACAATTTAATTTGGATTCTTTATCATCAAGATAAGGCCTGGGTTATAGACCCTGGCGAATCATCGCAAGTCATCGACTTTTTACAGCAGCATAGTCTAAATTTACACGGTATTTTAATCACCCACGACCATCAAGATCATACTCATGGAGTGAGTGAACTGTTAAAACATTGTCCAGAGTCAAACATTTATGGCCCTAAAAACAGCCCTTTGTCTGCTTATTATCCGCAATACAAAGCGCTGCAAGAAAAAGATAGCATCACGCTTTACCCTGGCTACACATTAAACGTACTAGACACGCCTGGCCATACTCCGAACCATATTAGCTTTTTAATAATGAAGTTTTGTTTTGTGGGGATACTTTATTTAGCGCAGGCGCAGGAAAACTTTTAG
- a CDS encoding LysM peptidoglycan-binding domain-containing protein has product MQSKPPKLSSALVESTQSIKSTAKSPVSKVNTQQPAIKPSTAPVVVASASNKPAKTIKDKQYTVKVGDSLWNIAQAHSVSVQQITLYNKFTVNTPIKPGQVIRIPLEVSFYSLNSFFQA; this is encoded by the coding sequence ATGCAATCTAAACCGCCCAAATTATCCAGTGCATTGGTTGAAAGTACTCAATCCATTAAGTCCACTGCTAAATCGCCTGTTAGCAAAGTAAATACTCAACAACCTGCAATAAAACCAAGCACGGCGCCTGTTGTTGTGGCATCTGCGTCCAATAAACCCGCAAAAACAATAAAAGACAAACAATACACGGTTAAAGTGGGTGACAGTTTATGGAATATTGCTCAAGCTCACAGTGTGTCTGTTCAGCAAATAACGCTTTATAATAAATTTACTGTTAATACTCCAATTAAACCTGGCCAAGTTATTAGAATTCCGCTTGAAGTCAGCTTTTACTCTCTTAATTCATTTTTTCAGGCTTAA
- a CDS encoding UDP-2,3-diacylglucosamine diphosphatase, with protein MTAHTPCHTLIIADVHLQPSIKSFPHTGENSLEHPINHAFLQFLKTLAPKADALYILGDLFEVWLGDDISLKQYPEIISEFKKLSTQGVKLYLLFGNRDFLMGDAFWQATGIQYINEPHLVTLYDKPYVMLHGDTLCTLDKGYQRMRTVFRHPWFKRLMLHLSPKRRTAMGQKLRQRSKDASLQKPQTLMDVTQDAVCDLFKAFPIAQHLIHGHTHRPGLHLIEAPHTTLKRWVLGDWRPAAFIIKVTDNGPELIEFKP; from the coding sequence ATGACCGCTCATACTCCATGTCATACCCTTATTATTGCCGATGTGCATTTACAGCCCAGTATTAAATCGTTTCCTCACACGGGTGAAAACTCTTTAGAACACCCTATAAATCATGCCTTTTTGCAATTTTTAAAAACCTTAGCCCCCAAAGCAGACGCCTTGTATATTTTGGGCGATTTGTTTGAAGTCTGGCTAGGCGATGACATTAGTCTTAAACAGTATCCGGAAATTATCTCCGAGTTTAAAAAGCTCAGTACACAAGGGGTAAAGCTTTACTTACTTTTTGGCAATCGAGATTTTTTAATGGGCGATGCATTTTGGCAAGCCACCGGCATCCAGTATATTAATGAGCCCCATCTTGTTACGTTATATGACAAACCGTATGTCATGTTGCACGGCGATACCTTGTGTACGCTAGACAAAGGCTATCAACGTATGCGCACCGTTTTTAGACACCCGTGGTTTAAACGCTTAATGTTGCACTTAAGTCCTAAACGCCGTACAGCAATGGGGCAAAAATTACGTCAACGCTCAAAAGACGCAAGCCTGCAAAAGCCTCAAACGCTCATGGATGTTACTCAAGATGCGGTGTGCGACCTTTTTAAAGCCTTTCCTATCGCCCAACATCTAATTCATGGGCACACACACAGACCAGGTCTTCACCTTATTGAAGCACCTCATACTACGTTAAAGCGCTGGGTATTGGGCGACTGGCGTCCGGCAGCATTCATTATTAAAGTCACTGATAACGGTCCCGAACTCATCGAATTTAAACCGTAA
- a CDS encoding transglycosylase SLT domain-containing protein → MFVRIIGFLVLLGLGINSSAAQVNPDTLTQPQKDFLDAYEAIKKNDRTSVASYKAKLKNYVLYPYILFHDYSFNFKNTPPALIESFIKDNGHNHLGEQLNRRWLAHLANTKQWNAFLKAYTPQKSQDLQCFNIQALAASRQSTVAIPLAQSIWQESTTLSNACKPLDTLLTTQKQLTPKMVWSRIELAINKKQFTQAKAFAQYLSAQETKMLDYWLLVHKDPKLIVNNLPKTFSPAVKKLIFSYGITQLASSEPILAKQSLDKFHKTYALNTEQYQTLERKIALRTAYRYKPEAKALLNDVNTQGSKTEETTRWQAQIAIKNSDWPGLLDIIELMDKSEREDSQWIYWKARALDATNQAILAKPLFESLAKQRNFYAFLAADKLNLKYQFNPKPIQPFDKPKLIQKYPELLRIQELLAIDWPLSARREWNSLLSKADNNELQAVAVLADQWQLHAQAIQTLAKANYWDALDLRFPTPHKEPVMQNAAKNNLDPAWVYGIIRRESAFSADIESPTGALGLMQIMPKTAAYIGKKTGNPKYLQNHLTQADNNIELGSAYLSSLYKKYNGNRVLATAAYNAGPSRVDSWVANHQNLPADQWIDSIPFSETRAYVKAVLEYTTIFKSIMNQQYDRLNDVMPNIGIQAIQSTDPAHP, encoded by the coding sequence ATGTTTGTACGCATAATCGGTTTTTTGGTTCTATTGGGTTTAGGAATAAACAGCTCAGCAGCTCAAGTTAATCCAGACACCCTAACGCAACCTCAAAAAGATTTTTTAGACGCCTATGAAGCGATTAAAAAAAATGATCGAACCAGTGTGGCAAGTTATAAAGCTAAATTAAAAAATTACGTACTGTATCCATACATTTTATTTCATGATTACAGTTTTAATTTTAAAAATACCCCTCCAGCGTTAATTGAAAGCTTTATCAAAGACAACGGTCATAATCATTTAGGTGAGCAACTCAATCGTCGATGGCTGGCGCATCTTGCTAACACCAAACAATGGAATGCCTTTTTAAAAGCGTATACGCCGCAAAAAAGCCAAGATTTACAATGCTTTAACATTCAGGCTCTTGCCGCATCTAGACAATCAACTGTTGCAATCCCATTAGCGCAAAGCATATGGCAAGAATCAACTACTTTAAGCAATGCCTGTAAACCATTAGATACCCTTCTAACAACTCAAAAGCAACTCACACCCAAAATGGTGTGGAGCCGTATTGAGTTAGCAATCAATAAAAAACAATTTACCCAGGCAAAAGCGTTTGCTCAATATCTGTCGGCTCAAGAAACTAAAATGCTCGACTATTGGCTGTTGGTGCATAAAGATCCAAAACTAATTGTCAACAACCTACCTAAGACGTTTTCTCCCGCCGTTAAAAAGCTTATTTTTTCGTATGGCATAACCCAGCTGGCCTCATCAGAGCCTATTTTGGCCAAACAATCCTTAGATAAATTTCACAAAACTTACGCTTTAAACACTGAACAATATCAAACTCTTGAACGAAAAATTGCCCTTAGAACAGCTTATCGATATAAACCTGAAGCTAAAGCGTTGTTAAATGATGTAAACACTCAGGGTAGCAAGACCGAAGAAACTACACGGTGGCAAGCACAAATTGCCATAAAAAATTCGGATTGGCCAGGCCTGCTTGACATCATTGAGCTTATGGATAAATCTGAACGTGAAGACTCACAATGGATTTATTGGAAAGCACGCGCGTTAGATGCTACTAATCAAGCCATATTGGCCAAACCCTTATTTGAATCACTCGCTAAACAACGTAATTTTTATGCCTTTTTAGCCGCAGACAAACTCAATTTAAAATATCAATTTAATCCCAAACCCATACAACCTTTTGATAAGCCGAAACTTATTCAAAAATATCCAGAATTATTGCGTATTCAAGAACTTTTAGCCATCGATTGGCCGCTAAGTGCGCGTCGTGAATGGAATAGTTTATTAAGTAAAGCAGATAATAATGAATTGCAAGCCGTTGCTGTATTAGCCGATCAATGGCAATTGCACGCTCAGGCCATTCAAACCTTAGCAAAAGCCAATTACTGGGACGCACTTGATCTACGGTTTCCAACCCCTCATAAAGAACCTGTTATGCAAAATGCGGCTAAAAATAATCTTGATCCGGCCTGGGTATATGGAATTATACGCCGTGAAAGCGCTTTTTCAGCTGATATTGAATCGCCGACTGGCGCTTTAGGATTAATGCAGATTATGCCTAAAACAGCGGCTTACATTGGTAAAAAAACCGGTAATCCAAAGTATTTGCAAAACCATTTAACGCAAGCCGACAATAACATTGAGCTGGGTAGCGCGTATTTAAGTTCGCTTTACAAAAAATACAATGGCAATCGAGTTCTTGCTACCGCGGCGTATAATGCAGGACCATCTCGCGTTGACTCTTGGGTTGCTAATCATCAAAATTTACCGGCTGATCAGTGGATTGATTCAATTCCGTTTTCTGAAACCCGTGCTTACGTTAAAGCGGTGCTTGAATACACTACTATTTTCAAGTCGATAATGAATCAACAATACGACCGCTTAAACGATGTAATGCCCAATATTGGCATTCAAGCCATTCAAAGCACTGATCCTGCTCATCCTTAG
- the cysS gene encoding cysteine--tRNA ligase: protein MSLKIYNTETRQKETFTPIHANKVGMYVCGVTVYDLCHIGHARVMVVFDTVVRHLRALNYDVTYVRNITDIDDKIIKRALENAESIQSLTTRMIAEMHADEAAMNVVRPDIEPKATDYIGEIVAMIEVLIDKGFAYKSANGDVYFKVNSYQDYGRLSGKKLEDLEAGARIEINEMKQDPMDFVLWKASKPNEPSWDSHWGQGRPGWHIECSAMSTKCLGNHFDIHGGGMDLSFPHHENEIAQSECATGEHYVNTWMHCGFVRIDDEKMSKSLNNFFTIREVLKKFHPEVIRYFLLASHYRSPVNYSQENLELAKTSVMKLYSALDGLMVAEPSMDTEFEADFRAAMNDDFNTPQALAVLFELAKEINTHKLPGLVGLLVKLANQLGLLEQLPEVFFKSQPTDSELTEQDIEQLIAERKQARLNKDFSRSDAIRLQLTEQGIELLDSAEGTQWRRA, encoded by the coding sequence ATGAGCTTAAAAATTTACAACACCGAAACGCGTCAAAAAGAGACATTTACTCCAATTCATGCAAATAAAGTTGGCATGTATGTGTGTGGCGTGACGGTGTACGATTTGTGTCATATTGGGCATGCGCGAGTGATGGTGGTTTTTGATACCGTGGTTAGGCATTTGCGAGCCTTAAATTACGACGTGACTTATGTGCGTAACATTACAGATATTGACGATAAAATCATCAAGCGTGCATTAGAAAATGCAGAGTCTATACAGTCATTAACCACTCGCATGATAGCTGAAATGCACGCCGATGAAGCCGCCATGAACGTGGTTCGCCCTGATATTGAACCTAAAGCCACCGATTACATTGGCGAAATTGTCGCGATGATTGAAGTTCTTATAGACAAAGGCTTTGCCTACAAATCGGCCAATGGCGATGTGTATTTTAAAGTCAATTCATACCAAGATTATGGTCGTTTATCGGGTAAAAAGTTAGAAGATTTAGAAGCCGGAGCTCGTATTGAAATCAATGAAATGAAGCAAGATCCTATGGATTTTGTATTGTGGAAGGCTTCTAAGCCCAACGAACCAAGCTGGGACTCTCATTGGGGTCAAGGTCGTCCAGGTTGGCATATTGAATGTTCAGCCATGTCGACTAAGTGTTTAGGAAATCATTTTGATATTCATGGCGGTGGTATGGATTTATCTTTTCCGCACCATGAAAACGAGATAGCGCAGTCAGAATGTGCAACGGGTGAACATTATGTTAATACTTGGATGCATTGCGGTTTTGTGAGAATTGATGATGAAAAAATGTCAAAATCTCTTAATAATTTTTTTACCATTCGTGAAGTATTAAAAAAGTTTCATCCTGAAGTTATACGGTATTTTTTATTGGCAAGTCATTACCGCAGCCCTGTTAATTATTCACAAGAAAATTTAGAGCTGGCTAAAACCAGTGTTATGAAGCTTTACTCAGCCTTAGATGGATTAATGGTCGCTGAACCAAGCATGGATACCGAGTTTGAAGCCGACTTTAGAGCCGCAATGAATGATGACTTTAATACCCCGCAAGCCCTTGCGGTCTTGTTTGAATTGGCTAAAGAAATTAACACCCATAAGTTACCAGGCCTGGTTGGATTGCTGGTTAAACTTGCCAATCAACTTGGTTTATTAGAGCAATTGCCCGAGGTATTTTTTAAATCTCAGCCTACCGACTCAGAATTAACCGAACAAGACATTGAGCAGTTAATTGCCGAACGTAAACAAGCGCGTTTGAATAAAGACTTTAGTCGATCAGATGCAATACGCCTGCAGTTAACAGAGCAAGGGATTGAGTTATTGGACAGCGCGGAAGGAACACAATGGCGCAGAGCTTAA
- a CDS encoding hydroxyacylglutathione hydrolase C-terminal domain-containing protein produces MFCGDTLFSAGAGKLLGGTPEQFSESILKLRHLPNTLKFYSAHEYTVDNLRFAQKVDPYNAQLKQRLSETNIKYPSIYTQSQSTLELEIATNPFLRFDSPDIKSQLLKRGAKDSPASLFAVLRAWKDEFDTAPNLI; encoded by the coding sequence TTGTTTTGTGGGGATACTTTATTTAGCGCAGGCGCAGGAAAACTTTTAGGTGGTACCCCCGAGCAGTTTAGTGAATCGATATTAAAGCTACGCCATCTTCCAAACACACTCAAGTTTTACAGTGCGCATGAATACACCGTCGACAATTTACGTTTTGCTCAAAAAGTTGACCCCTATAACGCTCAGTTAAAACAGCGCCTGTCTGAAACAAACATTAAATACCCGAGTATTTATACTCAATCGCAGTCTACTTTAGAGCTTGAAATTGCGACCAATCCATTTTTACGTTTTGACAGTCCGGACATTAAATCCCAGCTATTAAAACGTGGTGCAAAGGACTCTCCTGCCAGCTTATTTGCAGTTTTACGCGCATGGAAAGATGAATTTGATACTGCACCTAACCTTATTTGA